One Aquamicrobium sp. genomic region harbors:
- a CDS encoding P1 family peptidase, with the protein MPFVPGPKNLITDVAGLRVGNAGDARLKSGVTVVLPDEPCVASVQVLGGAPGTRETDALEPHNTLHEFHGFVLSGGSAFGLDAASGVQAALREKGVGFKVGSALVPVVPAAILFDLINGGDKDWGRYPPYREMGYEAVANAGPDFAFGTVGAGIGALTAGLKGGLGSASTRLPNGVTVGALAAVNPVGSVTVGRGSHFWAAPFEIGGEFGGLGLPAPLPPEATDLRWKFEEGPLPGRATTITIVATDAKLSKAAAKRLAVSAHDGFARAIWPTHTPADGDLVFALATGKSGVELGIEGAAALYAAAGATMARAIARGVHAATPAEGDLYPVWSSLRG; encoded by the coding sequence ATGCCCTTCGTTCCCGGTCCGAAGAACCTCATCACCGACGTCGCCGGCCTCAGGGTCGGCAATGCCGGCGATGCGCGGCTGAAAAGCGGCGTCACCGTCGTCCTGCCGGACGAGCCGTGCGTCGCTTCGGTGCAGGTGCTGGGCGGCGCGCCGGGCACGCGCGAGACCGACGCGCTCGAGCCGCACAACACGCTCCACGAGTTCCACGGCTTCGTGCTGTCCGGCGGCTCGGCCTTCGGGCTCGACGCGGCCTCCGGCGTGCAGGCGGCGCTGCGCGAGAAGGGCGTCGGCTTCAAGGTTGGTTCGGCGCTGGTGCCGGTGGTGCCTGCGGCGATCCTGTTCGACCTTATCAATGGCGGCGACAAGGACTGGGGCCGCTACCCGCCCTATCGCGAGATGGGCTACGAGGCGGTAGCGAATGCCGGCCCCGACTTCGCCTTTGGGACGGTGGGCGCAGGGATAGGCGCGCTGACCGCCGGGCTGAAGGGCGGCCTCGGCTCGGCCTCGACCCGCCTGCCGAACGGCGTCACCGTCGGCGCGCTCGCCGCCGTCAATCCGGTCGGCTCGGTGACGGTCGGGCGCGGGTCGCATTTCTGGGCGGCTCCGTTCGAGATCGGCGGCGAGTTCGGCGGCCTCGGCCTGCCGGCGCCGCTGCCGCCGGAGGCGACCGATCTGCGCTGGAAGTTCGAGGAAGGACCGCTGCCCGGCCGCGCCACCACCATCACCATCGTCGCCACCGACGCGAAGCTGTCCAAGGCGGCGGCCAAGCGGCTGGCGGTGTCGGCGCATGACGGCTTCGCCCGCGCCATCTGGCCGACGCACACGCCGGCCGACGGCGATCTCGTCTTCGCGCTGGCCACCGGCAAAAGCGGTGTCGAGCTCGGCATCGAGGGCGCGGCCGCGCTCTACGCCGCCGCCGGCGCCACCATGGCCCGCGCCATCGCGCGCGGCGTCCATGCCGCGACGCCGGCCGAGGGCGATCTCTATCCCGTCTGGTCGTCGCTGCGCGGCTGA
- a CDS encoding branched-chain amino acid ABC transporter substrate-binding protein produces the protein MQPALKTMLAAAVLALAGGAQADTLRVGLAAPLDGPFALLGAQMRAGAEIAAADTGAELVVADDQCTAEGGEAAAQELAEAGVAAVAGFLCLEAIEAALPVFRQAGIAVVTPGVRANGLTDRRVRTGWLVWRLAPRADAEAAAIGAILPRQWRTEHFAIVDDGTIHGRELAESLRLAAEIAGLKPVFLDTYRPQMENQIGLVGRLARAGATHVFVGGDRDDIAIMARDAAQLGHALTFAGGEALRAPGDVPLATGTLMIAPPEWVDRIDGDTLRRFTEAEIVPEGYVLPAHAAVTVAIEALRRARAEDLAPADMLARERFETLVGPVSFDDKGDPARFPVILHRYDGERFLPTE, from the coding sequence ATGCAGCCCGCCCTGAAAACGATGCTCGCCGCAGCCGTGCTCGCCCTTGCCGGCGGCGCGCAGGCGGACACGTTGCGGGTCGGGCTCGCCGCGCCGCTCGACGGGCCCTTCGCCCTGCTCGGCGCGCAGATGCGGGCGGGCGCGGAAATCGCGGCCGCCGATACGGGAGCCGAGCTCGTCGTCGCCGACGACCAATGCACGGCCGAAGGCGGCGAGGCAGCGGCGCAGGAGCTCGCGGAGGCCGGCGTGGCGGCCGTTGCCGGGTTCCTGTGCCTCGAAGCAATCGAGGCGGCGCTGCCCGTCTTCAGGCAAGCCGGCATCGCCGTCGTCACGCCCGGGGTGCGCGCCAACGGCCTGACCGACCGGCGCGTGCGCACCGGCTGGCTTGTATGGCGGCTCGCACCGCGCGCCGATGCCGAGGCGGCGGCCATCGGCGCCATCCTGCCGCGGCAATGGCGCACCGAGCATTTCGCCATCGTCGACGACGGCACCATCCATGGCCGCGAGCTTGCCGAATCGCTGCGGCTCGCCGCCGAGATCGCCGGGCTGAAGCCGGTGTTCCTCGACACCTACCGGCCGCAGATGGAGAACCAGATCGGCCTCGTCGGCCGGCTGGCGCGCGCCGGGGCCACGCACGTCTTCGTCGGCGGCGACCGCGACGACATCGCCATCATGGCGCGCGACGCGGCCCAGCTCGGCCATGCGCTGACCTTCGCCGGCGGCGAGGCGCTGCGCGCGCCGGGCGACGTGCCGCTGGCGACCGGGACGCTGATGATCGCCCCGCCCGAATGGGTCGACCGCATCGACGGCGATACGCTCCGGCGCTTCACCGAAGCGGAAATCGTCCCGGAAGGCTATGTCCTGCCCGCCCATGCGGCCGTCACCGTCGCCATCGAGGCGCTCCGGCGGGCGCGGGCGGAAGACCTCGCGCCCGCCGACATGCTCGCGCGCGAGCGGTTCGAGACGCTGGTCGGCCCCGTGTCGTTCGACGACAAGGGCGATCCGGCGCGTTTCCCCGTCATCCTCCATCGCTACGACGGCGAACGCTTCCTGCCAACAGAATAG